The window CAATACTGTAATCAAGATGTATAGCGTAGCCCAATATGGGTGAGAAATGGCACAGAGGAAACAGACGCCTCCATGAGAAAACACTGATGTTGCTTTCACCTCGCAAGCCTCAACAGTAACCAGCTGATGTTATGTGTAAATAAGGAACATTCATATTGACAATAACACAGAGGCTCAACAGTCTTTTGTGCAAAATATTATAGACTGTGGCTCAGTTTACCCACGAGGATCTCCTTTCAGTGCCACTGATTCAAACTGttcttgcttttcttcttcaaatGGCACTCGTTAATCTAAAAGCCAGTAATTTTTCACTGTAGTACCTTTCAGAGGTgaggagcaaacatcagctcaTTTGCAACACAGCtgtgcaatatttttaaaaaaaaaaagaacaaaaaaaaaaacaagacttgtCAAAGCATTGCAAAGGTGACTGTAACCCCAAATCAAAATCTCTACCGCTCATTACTTTTCCTTGATTGTAACTAATGCAAGGAGTGTTATTAAATACATCAAAACGAGTAAAAGTTGAGATTTTGAGgggctatttttttttgttagtttggtTACAAATCTGAAGTATATCATTAGAGGACGTAAACTAGgtcagttcatgaaaaaaaaaaaaaaactatgagaaagagaaaagtgcTTTGTCCTGATACACCTCAGATTGGGTCACCAAAGGATGCATTTGGAAATTTGCCAACTGCCAGCTCAAGTTATGGGGGAAATAACACTGTTCATTTAAAAGCACAAAGTCTTCATATTAGAGCAAATGTCCGGAGTCATCTGAGGCaaaagaaatgcacaaaaaaagacCCAAACAAGGCCTACAAGCATAGACTTGAAGGGctctacattttaaaaagcaaaaaaggtgTTAATGTAAAGCTGGCAGAAGGCTTGAATATAAGACAATACATTCTATGAGAATAGCAGATACATTTACAAGCAACATATACATCACAACGCTCAACTGATTGCCTGCAAAGCTTAACGATGAAAGCTACTTCCTGCTGAGAGCCAAAAGTCCTCTGCCCAAGTATTACAGGATGGGGTTCTGGCTccagaaaggaaggaagagtCCCGAGGTGGGCCGCACAGCAGCCCAGTAAAACTATTAAAGACCATGCAATACTGCAGCAAGAAAACAGCAGCCACATGGTCTAATACCAAACACTGGTCCCCACGAGCCTTTCAGATACCGAGGCAAGACGGGGACGAGGATGAGAAAGGAGCGGTCGCCCTAATAGGCAACCAGAGGGGGACACCATGGGGTGTCTGGGTACAGGAGACAGTGCACAGACTTGAACCtggaggacagaaaaaaaaaaaaaaaacagatttagatGTGTGTTGAAAATGTGCTTAAATTGATGAGTCTTGTAATTAAGGAGAACAGCTTCTCACCTTGATGGATCCTCCTCAACAGGAAAAGCCCCTTTTAAATTGATGATATTGCTCTTGTTTTCGAACATCCCATAACTGAGAGTGATCTGGAAGAAAAAGAACAGCAAAAACATGAACACCACGTTCACGCTGATTTGTGATTTCCTGGAGGAAGCAGCACGTATTAAGAAAGACGTCCCGTAAGCCTCTCACCTGCTTGTGAATCTCAGATCTGGACACCTGTTGCAGGTTTTCCAAGTGGGAGTGGAACAGGTTGCTGCGGGTCAGTGGGACCCCAAGAACCGACTCGATAATGTAGCCGATGGTGCAGTCATCTGGAAGACGGATCTTCTCTGCTGTGTTCATGAAGTGACCAccactgaaaaaataataagataTATGATCAGTGCAAAAACCTACTGCAGGCCAGTGTGCTGCACTGCACTCATTTCATCTGTTTTGTATTCATGCATGAGGCaattttttttgcccttattATCTTTGTACTGAAACTAATCATTTGTACTGAGAGTAATTAAATGCAAATGCAATCTTAGTGCAGCAGAGTAATAAACATATTACCTGGCCCATGGGCTCATCTTCAGCGCCAGACCCCGACTTACACAGAAACCTGCTCCTCCTGTAGCAAACCAGAAATTCACTGGTTTCtataaaaggagaaagaaaggttATTAACACTATCATCTGGCAAGTTGTCTCAAATATTGCTGAAATATCTCTGCAAATAGCAACAGCATTCTTCAACATACCATCTTATTGTCACCCAGCCTTTCGGTGGCCTCTATGGGCCGGTCCAAACTGGGTTTGCCGATGTACATGTCCTGAGTGTGGGGGTACTGAGACAGGTGCTTCACCAGAGCCCGAACATTCACGTAATTGTCATCATCTACGTGACAAAACCACCTAAGAAACAGAAGAGTTATTAGATCCAAAAGACACTGAGGCTAATGCATCagtcagcattttaaaaagcaatgcCTACTTTTTCCCGGACTCGATGAACTTGT is drawn from Archocentrus centrarchus isolate MPI-CPG fArcCen1 chromosome 8, fArcCen1, whole genome shotgun sequence and contains these coding sequences:
- the lfng gene encoding beta-1,3-N-acetylglucosaminyltransferase lunatic fringe, yielding MLKNNGKKTAISVACTACLCLLLLLLVAVQHHRVQVSEVTSELDIGTRSLLQDATPEEERSAPPGSAQDKKGFSSYFTKLTRGRREVEKPAHSSADPPPAENISADDIFIAVKTTKKFHQSRLNLLLETWISRNVQQTYIFTDGEDDELKKKIGSHAINTNCSAAHSRQALSCKMAVEYDKFIESGKKWFCHVDDDNYVNVRALVKHLSQYPHTQDMYIGKPSLDRPIEATERLGDNKMKPVNFWFATGGAGFCVSRGLALKMSPWASGGHFMNTAEKIRLPDDCTIGYIIESVLGVPLTRSNLFHSHLENLQQVSRSEIHKQITLSYGMFENKSNIINLKGAFPVEEDPSRFKSVHCLLYPDTPWCPPLVAY